The following coding sequences lie in one Oceanicola sp. 502str15 genomic window:
- a CDS encoding glutamine synthetase family protein, producing the protein MSETIRFGAVDLNGQARGKRVPASYAEKLESGVARLPLSVLNVDLWGEDIADSPLVFKSGDRDGVLRPSPRGPLALPWIDRPSELWLMRMHLQDGAPFEGCPQRALGRVLERYAAKGWRVEAAFEMEFHLLDDVDGTLAAPISPRTGRRVRRADVNSLLGLDAFDDFFTDLYDGCEAMGIPAEAAISEAGVGQFELSLTHEEASRAAESAWAFKQLARGLARRHDMAASFMAKPFEDDTGNGLHVHFSVLDEEGRNVFDDGSEQGNDLLRSAVAGCLAALPSSMLIFAPHANSYERLVPGAHAPVQASWAYENRTAAIRIPAAPGKARRIEHRVAGGDANPFLHLAAVLGAAMNGMEAGAVPPEPIKGNAYEQDLPQLPTDWESAIDAFDESPEIAEIFHPRLIDCFTRTKRQELKRCEGLARDDLVLLCLETV; encoded by the coding sequence ATGAGCGAGACGATACGGTTTGGCGCGGTTGACCTGAACGGTCAGGCGCGGGGAAAGCGGGTGCCTGCGAGCTATGCGGAGAAGCTGGAGAGCGGGGTGGCGCGGCTGCCTTTGAGCGTGCTCAACGTAGATCTCTGGGGCGAGGACATTGCCGACAGCCCGCTGGTCTTCAAGAGCGGTGATCGGGACGGCGTGCTGCGCCCCTCGCCGCGCGGGCCGCTGGCGCTGCCGTGGATCGACCGGCCGAGCGAGCTGTGGCTGATGCGGATGCACCTGCAGGATGGCGCGCCCTTCGAGGGCTGCCCGCAGCGGGCGCTGGGGCGGGTGCTGGAGCGCTACGCGGCGAAGGGCTGGCGGGTGGAGGCGGCCTTCGAGATGGAGTTTCATCTGCTCGATGATGTCGACGGTACGCTGGCCGCGCCGATCAGCCCGCGCACGGGGCGCAGGGTGCGGCGGGCGGATGTGAATTCGCTGCTGGGGCTTGATGCCTTCGATGATTTCTTCACCGATCTCTACGATGGCTGCGAGGCCATGGGCATTCCGGCAGAGGCGGCGATTTCGGAGGCCGGGGTGGGGCAGTTCGAGCTGTCGCTGACCCATGAGGAGGCCAGCCGCGCCGCCGAGAGCGCATGGGCCTTCAAACAGCTCGCGCGGGGGCTGGCGCGGCGGCATGACATGGCTGCGAGCTTCATGGCCAAGCCTTTCGAGGATGACACCGGCAACGGGCTGCATGTGCATTTCTCGGTGCTCGACGAAGAGGGGCGCAACGTGTTCGACGATGGCTCGGAGCAGGGCAACGATCTGCTGCGCAGTGCCGTGGCCGGGTGCCTTGCCGCCCTGCCCTCCTCCATGCTGATCTTCGCGCCCCACGCCAACAGCTACGAGCGGCTGGTGCCCGGCGCCCATGCCCCGGTTCAGGCAAGCTGGGCCTATGAGAACCGCACCGCCGCGATCCGCATTCCGGCGGCGCCGGGCAAGGCGCGGCGGATCGAGCACCGGGTTGCCGGGGGCGATGCGAACCCCTTCCTGCATCTGGCCGCCGTGCTCGGGGCCGCGATGAACGGGATGGAGGCGGGCGCGGTACCGCCCGAGCCGATCAAGGGCAATGCCTACGAGCAGGACCTGCCGCAACTTCCGACCGATTGGGAGAGCGCGATAGATGCCTTCGACGAGAGCCCGGAGATTGCCGAGATCTTCCACCCCCGGCTGATCGACTGCTTCACCCGCACCAAGCGGCAGGAGCTGAAACGTTGCGAGGGGCTGGCGCGGGACGATCTGGTGCTGCTCTGTCTGGAAACGGTGTGA
- a CDS encoding type 1 glutamine amidotransferase, translating into MLIGILQCGHCPPELQPHVGDYPAMFEKLLAGHGFDFANWAVCDMEFPNSIDAADGWLITGSRYGVYEDHPWIEPLEQIIRAIYLAPKPLVGICFGHQIIAQALGGKVEKSDKGWGVGRMEYTWGNEVVALNAWHQDQVIEPPKEASTISANKFCDHAALMYGDRVLSVQAHPEFGREMMQGLINVRGAAVPEARLAYAQKALDAPVDNARLGNDIADFFKAKREWQESPE; encoded by the coding sequence ATGCTCATCGGCATTCTGCAATGCGGCCACTGCCCGCCCGAGCTTCAGCCCCATGTGGGCGACTACCCTGCCATGTTCGAGAAGCTGCTGGCGGGCCATGGCTTTGACTTCGCCAACTGGGCGGTTTGCGACATGGAGTTTCCAAATTCGATCGACGCCGCCGATGGCTGGCTGATCACCGGCTCGCGCTACGGTGTTTATGAGGATCATCCGTGGATCGAGCCGCTGGAGCAGATCATCCGGGCGATCTACCTTGCGCCCAAGCCGCTGGTGGGCATCTGCTTTGGCCATCAGATCATCGCGCAGGCGCTTGGTGGCAAGGTCGAGAAGAGCGACAAGGGCTGGGGCGTGGGCCGGATGGAATACACCTGGGGCAACGAAGTTGTGGCGCTGAACGCCTGGCATCAGGACCAGGTGATCGAGCCACCGAAGGAGGCCTCGACCATTTCGGCCAACAAGTTCTGCGACCATGCGGCGCTGATGTATGGCGACCGGGTGCTGAGCGTGCAGGCGCACCCCGAGTTTGGCCGCGAGATGATGCAGGGCCTGATCAACGTGCGCGGGGCCGCTGTGCCCGAGGCACGGCTGGCCTATGCGCAGAAGGCGCTGGATGCGCCGGTCGACAACGCCCGCCTTGGCAATGACATTGCGGATTTTTTCAAAGCGAAGCGCGAGTGGCAGGAGAGCCCTGAATGA
- a CDS encoding glutamine synthetase family protein encodes MNDFREHLPEAARAYLDGRRLDEVECIVGDLAGVARGKAAPASKFARQSHFYLPNSIFQQTITGEWADLEDQPFTEPDMVLTPDYATATAAPWTADITLQVIHDINDQQGNPVPVAPRNVLKKVVALYEELGLTPVVAPEMEFYLVAPNIDPGHEIEPPMGRTGRRAAARQAYSMAAIDEYGTVIDDIYDFAEAMGFEIDGILQEGGAGQIEMNMRHGDPVLLADEIFYFKRMIREAAFRHDCYATFMAKPIQDEPGSAMHIHHSVVDAKTGANIFSDANGIESEAFGHFISGLQRYMPSAIAVIAPYVNSYRRYVPDYSAPINLEWGRDNRTTGLRVPVSGPEARRIENRLPGMDCNPYLGIAASLACGLLGLREKLPPRAEATSEAYTAEAEVPTTLGEALELFDADTALKEVLGEEFAKVYLAVKRLEYKGFMQVISPWEREHLLLNV; translated from the coding sequence ATGAACGATTTCCGTGAGCATCTGCCCGAGGCCGCCCGTGCCTACCTCGATGGCCGCAGGCTGGACGAGGTGGAGTGCATCGTGGGCGATCTGGCCGGCGTGGCGCGGGGCAAGGCGGCTCCGGCCTCCAAGTTTGCCCGGCAGAGCCACTTCTACCTGCCGAACTCGATCTTTCAGCAGACCATCACCGGCGAATGGGCAGACCTCGAAGATCAGCCCTTCACCGAGCCCGACATGGTGCTGACCCCCGATTATGCCACCGCCACGGCGGCGCCCTGGACTGCCGACATCACGCTTCAGGTGATCCACGACATCAACGACCAGCAGGGCAACCCGGTGCCGGTGGCCCCGCGCAACGTGCTCAAGAAGGTGGTGGCGCTCTACGAGGAGCTGGGGCTGACGCCGGTGGTGGCGCCGGAGATGGAATTCTACCTCGTTGCCCCCAACATCGACCCCGGCCACGAGATCGAGCCGCCGATGGGCCGGACCGGCCGCCGCGCCGCTGCCCGTCAGGCCTATTCGATGGCCGCGATCGACGAATACGGCACGGTGATCGACGACATCTATGATTTTGCCGAGGCCATGGGCTTCGAGATCGACGGCATCCTTCAGGAGGGCGGCGCGGGCCAGATCGAGATGAACATGCGCCATGGCGACCCGGTGCTGCTGGCCGACGAGATCTTCTACTTCAAGCGGATGATCCGCGAGGCCGCCTTCCGGCACGACTGCTATGCGACCTTCATGGCCAAGCCGATTCAGGACGAGCCGGGCAGCGCGATGCACATTCACCATTCGGTGGTGGATGCGAAGACGGGTGCGAACATCTTTTCGGACGCGAACGGCATCGAGAGCGAGGCCTTTGGCCACTTCATCAGCGGGCTCCAGCGCTACATGCCCAGCGCGATTGCCGTGATTGCGCCCTACGTCAACAGCTACCGCCGCTACGTGCCCGACTACTCCGCGCCGATCAACCTCGAGTGGGGCCGCGACAACCGCACCACGGGCCTGCGCGTGCCGGTCTCCGGGCCCGAGGCGCGGCGGATCGAGAACCGCCTGCCGGGGATGGATTGCAACCCCTACCTCGGCATCGCCGCCTCGCTGGCCTGCGGGCTGCTCGGCCTGCGGGAAAAGCTCCCGCCCCGGGCCGAAGCGACCTCGGAGGCCTACACGGCAGAGGCGGAGGTGCCCACGACGCTGGGTGAGGCGCTGGAGCTGTTTGATGCCGACACGGCGCTGAAGGAAGTGTTGGGCGAGGAGTTTGCCAAGGTCTACCTCGCGGTCAAGCGCTTGGAATACAAGGGTTTCATGCAGGTGATCTCGCCATGGGAGCGTGAGCACCTGCTGCTGAACGTATGA
- a CDS encoding FAD-binding oxidoreductase, whose amino-acid sequence MRLLYANGTRGEHTGSWYAASAEAPGPYPALKGEVTADVAVVGGGFTGLSAALHLARAGAKVVLVEAQRVGWGASGRNGGQVAPGLNMHQDALESKLGRQAAEGYWRIGLEAVALVRKLVEELAPEADWQPGVLHSFWQEGEAREAAGYAEFLRREYGHDTLEVLDTPGVRGFVASEAYRGGVVDWTAGHIHPLAYAFGLARGAVAAGAALHEMSEVHRVAPEGGKVLVATDRGRVLADHVILGCNGYMEGLAPKVQARVMPINNYVVATEPLGARAAEVMPKNVAVADSKFVINYFRLSGDGRLIFGGGESYGYKFPADIAAKVRKPLEQVFPQLEGVRITHGWGGTLGITVKRVPAFMRVAPGVMAAGGYSGHGVALASKAGEIMARAVGGDAADFDLMARLPAPPFPGGPLLRTPITTAAMMWYAMRDRLGV is encoded by the coding sequence ATGAGGCTGCTCTACGCCAACGGAACGCGCGGGGAGCACACCGGCAGTTGGTACGCCGCCAGCGCCGAGGCCCCCGGCCCCTACCCCGCGCTGAAGGGCGAGGTCACGGCCGATGTGGCCGTGGTGGGCGGCGGGTTTACCGGGCTGTCGGCGGCGCTGCATCTGGCGCGGGCCGGGGCGAAGGTGGTGCTGGTAGAGGCACAGCGGGTTGGCTGGGGCGCCTCGGGGCGCAACGGCGGGCAGGTCGCGCCGGGGCTGAACATGCATCAGGACGCGCTGGAATCGAAGCTGGGGCGGCAGGCCGCAGAGGGCTACTGGCGGATTGGGCTGGAGGCGGTGGCGCTGGTGCGCAAGCTGGTGGAGGAGCTTGCGCCCGAGGCCGATTGGCAGCCCGGCGTGCTGCACAGCTTCTGGCAGGAGGGTGAGGCGCGGGAGGCGGCGGGCTATGCCGAGTTTCTGCGCCGCGAGTACGGCCATGACACGCTGGAGGTGCTCGACACCCCCGGCGTGCGCGGCTTCGTGGCCAGCGAGGCCTACAGGGGCGGTGTGGTGGACTGGACGGCCGGGCACATCCATCCGCTGGCCTATGCCTTCGGCCTCGCGCGCGGCGCGGTGGCGGCGGGGGCCGCGTTGCACGAGATGAGCGAAGTGCACCGGGTTGCGCCGGAGGGCGGCAAGGTGCTGGTGGCAACCGATCGCGGGCGGGTGTTGGCGGACCATGTGATTTTGGGCTGCAACGGCTACATGGAGGGGCTGGCGCCGAAGGTTCAGGCGCGGGTCATGCCGATCAACAACTACGTGGTGGCAACCGAGCCGCTGGGCGCGCGGGCGGCGGAGGTGATGCCGAAGAACGTGGCGGTGGCCGACAGCAAGTTTGTCATCAACTACTTCCGGCTTTCGGGGGACGGGCGGCTGATCTTTGGCGGCGGCGAGAGCTATGGCTACAAGTTTCCGGCCGATATTGCCGCCAAGGTGAGAAAGCCGCTGGAGCAGGTGTTTCCGCAGCTTGAGGGCGTGAGGATCACCCATGGTTGGGGCGGCACGCTGGGGATCACGGTGAAGCGGGTGCCGGCGTTCATGCGGGTTGCGCCCGGGGTGATGGCCGCCGGCGGATATTCGGGGCACGGGGTGGCGCTGGCGAGCAAGGCGGGCGAGATCATGGCCCGCGCGGTGGGCGGCGATGCGGCGGATTTCGACCTGATGGCCCGGCTCCCTGCCCCGCCCTTCCCCGGCGGGCCGCTGCTGCGCACGCCGATCACCACGGCGGCGATGATGTGGTATGCGATGCGCGACCGGCTCGGGGTGTAG
- a CDS encoding DegT/DnrJ/EryC1/StrS aminotransferase family protein, protein MTQAPNVYDAEPIPEAARAEIDRLLASGDLFRYTAPENAPVALLEQEFAELMGSKYALAVSSCSAALFLSLKALDLPRGAKVLIPAFTFAAVPSAVVHADCEAVLCEVGSNYRVDMEDFAAKLPGVDAVLISHMRGHTSDMDAIMALADAAGIPVLEDAAHSLGTVWKGRKIGTIGKIGCFSFQSYKLVNAGEGGILITDDAELVARAVIMSGAYEHAWKKNMGLEAHYRTWQNRLPLYNMRMQNLSAAVIRPQLPEVARRVRDGRAGHDRVAAALNLSAWLDVPPPLEGELRAPDSIQFNLVGLSDAEVKAFAEASAARGVKVQVFGMSEDNARAFWNWQFLGPVPELPQTRAMLMRACDVRLPARLTDAELDYISDALVGAASQVKGAIAAE, encoded by the coding sequence ATGACACAGGCTCCCAACGTCTACGACGCCGAACCCATCCCCGAGGCCGCGCGGGCCGAGATTGACCGGCTGCTCGCCAGCGGCGACCTGTTCCGCTACACCGCGCCGGAAAACGCGCCCGTCGCCCTGCTCGAGCAGGAATTTGCCGAGCTGATGGGCTCGAAATATGCGCTGGCCGTCTCCTCCTGCTCTGCCGCGCTGTTCCTGTCGCTGAAGGCACTCGACCTGCCGCGGGGCGCCAAGGTGCTGATCCCCGCGTTCACCTTCGCCGCCGTCCCCTCCGCCGTGGTTCACGCCGATTGCGAGGCGGTGCTGTGCGAGGTGGGCAGCAACTACCGCGTCGACATGGAAGATTTCGCCGCCAAGCTGCCGGGCGTCGATGCCGTGCTCATCAGCCACATGCGCGGCCATACCTCGGACATGGATGCGATCATGGCGCTCGCCGATGCCGCCGGCATTCCGGTGCTGGAAGACGCGGCGCATTCGCTGGGCACGGTCTGGAAGGGCCGCAAGATTGGCACCATCGGCAAGATCGGCTGTTTCAGCTTCCAGAGCTACAAGCTGGTGAATGCCGGTGAGGGGGGCATCCTGATCACCGATGATGCCGAGCTGGTCGCCCGCGCCGTCATCATGAGCGGCGCCTATGAGCACGCCTGGAAGAAGAACATGGGGCTGGAGGCGCATTACCGCACCTGGCAGAACCGCCTGCCGCTCTACAACATGCGGATGCAGAACCTTTCGGCCGCCGTCATCCGCCCGCAGCTGCCCGAGGTGGCCCGCCGTGTTCGCGATGGCCGCGCCGGGCATGACCGGGTGGCCGCGGCGCTGAACCTGAGCGCATGGCTCGACGTGCCCCCGCCGCTGGAGGGCGAGCTGCGGGCGCCGGATTCGATCCAGTTCAACCTTGTCGGCCTGTCCGATGCCGAGGTGAAGGCCTTTGCCGAGGCGAGCGCGGCGCGGGGCGTGAAGGTGCAGGTCTTCGGGATGAGCGAAGACAATGCGCGGGCGTTCTGGAACTGGCAGTTCCTCGGGCCGGTGCCCGAGCTGCCGCAGACGCGGGCGATGCTGATGCGGGCCTGCGACGTGCGGCTGCCGGCGCGGCTGACCGATGCGGAGTTGGACTACATCTCCGATGCGCTGGTGGGTGCGGCGAGCCAGGTGAAGGGCGCGATCGCGGCCGAGTAG
- a CDS encoding LysR family transcriptional regulator, producing MPDKTGRITLWQVEVFLATAEEGAVSAAARRLGASASAVSQQLTSLEAALGTPIMDRSTRPVSLTPAGEALKRRAQNILNEAAAARAEIAGGDMAALTSLRLGMIEDFDADVTPRLLRSMAGELQSCQFLLETGASHRLFDLLDMRALDVIVAADIGAAAGWMEVHPLMSEPFVVAAPPGAVDPGGDVAAQLQKLPLIQYTQRHLMGRTIADHLARQNLRLSHRFELDSYHAIMALVAEGAGWTILTPLALARAHRFQQSADILPLPFAPLSRTISLNARAGVLGEMPARMAAKLRPLIGELIVTPSVERMPWLEDGLKLM from the coding sequence ATGCCCGACAAGACAGGCCGCATCACCCTCTGGCAGGTCGAGGTCTTTCTCGCCACCGCCGAGGAGGGGGCCGTATCCGCGGCGGCGCGGCGGCTCGGGGCCTCGGCCTCTGCGGTCAGCCAGCAGCTCACCTCGCTGGAGGCCGCGCTGGGCACCCCGATCATGGACCGCTCCACCCGCCCGGTCTCGCTGACCCCGGCAGGGGAGGCGCTCAAGCGGCGGGCACAGAACATCCTCAACGAGGCGGCGGCGGCGCGGGCCGAGATCGCCGGCGGCGACATGGCCGCGCTCACCTCGCTGCGCCTCGGCATGATCGAGGATTTCGACGCCGACGTGACGCCCCGCCTGCTCCGCTCCATGGCCGGCGAGCTGCAGAGCTGCCAGTTCCTGCTCGAAACCGGCGCCTCCCACCGCCTCTTCGACCTGCTCGACATGCGCGCGCTCGACGTGATCGTCGCCGCCGACATCGGTGCCGCGGCAGGCTGGATGGAGGTGCACCCGCTGATGTCCGAGCCCTTCGTCGTGGCCGCCCCGCCCGGCGCGGTCGACCCGGGCGGCGATGTGGCCGCGCAGCTCCAGAAGCTCCCGCTGATCCAATATACCCAGCGCCACCTGATGGGCCGCACCATCGCCGACCATCTGGCCCGGCAGAACCTGCGCCTGTCACACCGCTTCGAGCTGGACAGCTACCACGCCATCATGGCGCTGGTGGCCGAAGGGGCAGGGTGGACGATCCTCACGCCCCTCGCGCTGGCCCGCGCCCACCGCTTCCAGCAGAGCGCCGACATCCTGCCGCTGCCCTTCGCGCCGCTTTCGCGTACCATCTCCCTGAATGCCCGCGCCGGGGTGCTGGGCGAAATGCCCGCCCGCATGGCAGCCAAGCTCCGCCCGCTGATCGGCGAACTGATCGTCACCCCCTCGGTCGAGCGAATGCCCTGGCTCGAGGACGGGCTTAAGCTGATGTAA
- a CDS encoding aminotransferase: MNTPQSWEARAEAATLYGFTDLPTIHKRGTVVLTHGEGPYVVDVNGRRYLDANSGLWNMVAGFDHPGLTEAAQAAYAKFPGYHAFFGRMSDQTVMLSEKLVEVSPFDRGRVFYTNSGSEANDTMVKMLWFLAGAEGQPEKRKILTRKGAYHGVTAVSASMTGKPYNEVFGLPLPGFIHLTCPHYWREARPGESEEDFSQRLAQELEEVIQAEGAETIAGFFAEPVLGAGGVIPAPEGYFQAVQRVLRTYGIPLISDEVICGFGRTGEVWGCDSYGFVPDAIISSKCLTAGFFPMGAVILGPDLADRVQAASEAIEEFPHGFTASGHPVGCAIALKAIDVILNEGLIERVRELTPLFEEGMARIGENANIGEVRGRGLMGALEAVADKATKRPFDGALSVSERIANACTDEGLICRPLGQSIVLCPPFIMTEGQMAEMFEKLEGALGKVFAEVA; the protein is encoded by the coding sequence ATGAACACACCGCAAAGCTGGGAGGCCCGCGCCGAGGCCGCCACCCTCTATGGCTTCACCGATCTGCCCACCATCCACAAGCGCGGCACCGTGGTGCTGACCCATGGCGAAGGCCCCTATGTGGTGGATGTGAACGGGCGGCGCTACCTCGATGCGAACTCCGGGCTCTGGAACATGGTGGCCGGGTTCGACCACCCCGGGCTGACCGAGGCGGCGCAGGCGGCCTATGCGAAGTTTCCGGGCTATCACGCCTTTTTCGGCCGGATGAGCGACCAGACGGTGATGCTCTCGGAGAAGCTGGTGGAGGTGTCGCCGTTCGACCGGGGGCGGGTGTTCTACACCAACTCGGGGAGCGAGGCGAATGACACGATGGTCAAGATGCTCTGGTTCCTGGCCGGGGCCGAGGGCCAGCCCGAGAAGCGCAAGATCCTGACCCGCAAGGGCGCCTATCACGGGGTGACGGCGGTGAGCGCCTCGATGACGGGCAAGCCCTACAACGAGGTCTTCGGGCTGCCCCTGCCCGGGTTCATCCACCTGACCTGCCCGCACTACTGGCGCGAGGCGCGGCCCGGCGAGAGCGAGGAGGATTTTTCGCAGCGGCTGGCGCAGGAGCTGGAAGAGGTGATCCAGGCCGAGGGGGCCGAGACCATCGCCGGCTTCTTTGCCGAGCCGGTGCTGGGCGCGGGCGGGGTCATTCCGGCGCCCGAGGGGTATTTTCAGGCGGTGCAGCGGGTGCTGCGGACCTACGGCATTCCGTTGATCTCGGATGAGGTGATCTGCGGGTTCGGGCGGACCGGCGAGGTGTGGGGCTGCGACAGCTACGGCTTCGTGCCCGATGCGATCATCTCGTCGAAATGCCTGACGGCGGGCTTCTTTCCGATGGGCGCGGTGATCCTCGGCCCCGACCTGGCGGACCGGGTGCAGGCGGCAAGCGAGGCGATCGAGGAGTTTCCGCACGGGTTCACGGCGAGCGGACATCCGGTGGGCTGCGCGATTGCGCTGAAGGCAATCGACGTGATCCTGAACGAGGGGCTGATCGAGCGGGTGCGCGAGCTGACGCCGCTGTTCGAGGAAGGCATGGCGCGGATCGGAGAGAACGCGAACATCGGCGAGGTGCGCGGGCGCGGGCTGATGGGGGCGCTGGAGGCGGTGGCCGACAAGGCGACCAAGCGGCCGTTCGACGGCGCGCTTTCGGTGAGCGAGCGGATCGCGAATGCCTGCACCGACGAGGGGCTGATCTGCCGGCCGCTGGGGCAGAGCATTGTGCTGTGCCCGCCGTTCATCATGACCGAGGGGCAGATGGCGGAGATGTTCGAGAAGCTGGAAGGCGCGCTTGGCAAGGTGTTTGCCGAGGTGGCCTGA
- the phaR gene encoding polyhydroxyalkanoate synthesis repressor PhaR, producing the protein MSDDKAPLLIKRYASRRLYNTETSDYVTLEDISNFIRDGREVQIVDLKSGDDLTRQYLLQIIAEHESKGDNVLPTGVLTDLVRSYASQAQSVVPQFLAASFEMLQNGQSTIMENMTKINPMASMPGFDAMRAQQEAFLKAMTGGMPSGFGTSGPAPDDSAPASQPQAAKGGQDLDEIKSQLAALQEQLSKLGK; encoded by the coding sequence ATGTCGGACGATAAGGCGCCGCTTCTGATCAAGCGCTACGCAAGCCGGCGGCTCTACAACACCGAAACCTCCGATTACGTGACGCTGGAAGATATCTCCAACTTCATCCGTGACGGGCGCGAAGTGCAGATCGTCGACCTCAAGTCGGGCGATGACCTGACCCGCCAGTATCTCCTCCAGATCATTGCCGAGCACGAGAGCAAGGGCGACAACGTGCTGCCCACCGGCGTGCTGACCGACCTCGTGCGCAGCTACGCCAGCCAGGCGCAATCCGTGGTGCCCCAGTTCCTCGCCGCCTCCTTCGAGATGCTGCAGAACGGGCAGAGCACGATCATGGAGAACATGACCAAGATCAACCCGATGGCCTCGATGCCCGGGTTCGATGCCATGCGCGCCCAGCAGGAGGCCTTCCTCAAGGCCATGACCGGCGGCATGCCCAGCGGCTTCGGCACCTCCGGCCCGGCCCCCGACGACAGCGCCCCCGCCTCGCAGCCCCAGGCGGCCAAGGGCGGCCAGGATCTCGACGAGATCAAGAGCCAGCTCGCCGCGCTGCAGGAACAGCTCTCCAAGCTGGGCAAGTAA
- a CDS encoding phasin family protein — protein sequence MAKATNDMTKMMQDMMSAFPVDATAMQDAFKSSAALGEKLSSVALEAASISTEISSKWTKETLAKATALTKVKDEPTDYTKAMTEFASAQAEMTAENMAAFAEVAKKVQMETVELMLAAGKDFSEEATAAVKKATSDVTTAAKKAAAAK from the coding sequence ATGGCCAAAGCCACCAACGACATGACCAAGATGATGCAAGACATGATGTCCGCTTTCCCCGTGGACGCCACTGCCATGCAGGACGCTTTCAAATCTTCCGCTGCCCTGGGCGAAAAGCTTTCGTCCGTTGCGCTCGAAGCCGCTTCCATCTCCACCGAGATCTCCTCGAAGTGGACCAAGGAAACCCTCGCCAAAGCCACCGCGCTGACCAAGGTGAAGGACGAGCCCACCGATTACACCAAAGCCATGACCGAGTTCGCTTCGGCCCAGGCCGAGATGACCGCCGAGAACATGGCCGCCTTCGCCGAAGTTGCGAAGAAGGTGCAGATGGAAACCGTCGAGCTGATGCTGGCCGCCGGCAAGGACTTCTCCGAAGAAGCCACCGCCGCCGTCAAGAAAGCCACCTCCGACGTGACCACGGCTGCCAAGAAAGCCGCTGCCGCCAAGTAA